The genomic segment GGGTTTTCCGCCTTATTGGCTTGGGCTTGAAAGTAGATACTGGATGCCAATAAATTGCGTATTTCTGTTTTGGCTTTATGCTGCTGTGGCTTTAGATTTGTGCTGGCATTGAGGTAATTCAGGGCGATGTCGTAAGCCGATTCAGCCTGAATATAGTGTGATTGTTGGTACAAACTATGGGCGTACAGTTGGCTGACAACTTGTACTTGTGTTAATGCAACACTTGATAAGGCTTGCCCGTGACGCAAGTGATTACTGACTTGCGAGTTATCGTAACGAATAAGCCTGCTCTCTGGCTCGTTTCCAGCTTGTTGATTTACCACTAGCGCAGCATGCGCATTTTCTTCGCTGTCATTTTTGTTGCCGATATTACTATTGCTATTTGCCTGATTAATCACTTTGTGGCGCAGTAATACAAATTGACTGAACTGGATTAAATCATCAAATTGCTTGGCGTTAAATGCATACTGTGCGCCATCGGTAGCAAGCTCTAACGCGCGTTTATCAAGTGGGTGGTTGGCAATAAATAGCTTATCTAAGCGGGTTCGCTCCGAGATGATGGATTGTCTTTTTGACTGACTTATTGGTGTTATTTCAGCGCCTTTTACCACTGACTCATCATGTTGTGACAATATGGCTCGGATGGTCAACGTGGTCGCGAATGCCGCTTTTTGCTGTAAGGCAAGTTGCTCTGCAGGTAGGGCGAGCGCATCTTTTTGTGCATAAGCGATAGCCTCATAACTGATTAATGCTTGTTTAAATTGCTGCGCTTCATAGTTTGCATCAGCAAATAGATACTCGTCACCGTGAATAGGTTTTGTCAGTAAAGATTTAGCTTGTGGCAACTTAGCAAGTTGTAAGTAAACACTTAAAGCACTTGCAGCGGTTTTAAATCCATCTATGCGAGCTTGCCCAGGTGGAAGTTGTTGTGCACTGGCATACAGGCGACGACTGTGCTCGTCACTGAAGGCTAATAAATGCGGTAACACTTCTTGCTGCTGTGCGGTATTAGCGTGAGTCCAAAATTGGCTAGATAAGCCATATTGTTCAACGTACTGATTTTTAAGACGGTGCATCGAGGCGAACTTGCCTTGCTGTTGATATAAATCCAGCAAAGCTAATGAGTAACGCGCAGCCCAAATGTTATTTTTGTCAAATTCAATATAAGTTTGATAAGTCAGCTCTGCGTCATGCTGTAGCTCTTTTTTAAGTAAAAATTTGGCCAAATTATCAAACAGTACATGTTGATATATCGTCAGGTAAGGGGATGACTTTTGTTGGTTTACCAAGTTAAGCAGTGAGCGAGATTGCTCTTGTTGAGACAATGAAATACTCAGTACGCGTTGCGCATCGATAGCCAGATTTTGGTAGCGGCTTGCTAACTTGTTAAATTCAAAACTGGTTTGGGTTAACTGTTCATTATCAGTACTAATTAATTCTTCGTTTGCCGCAATGATGTTATCAAACACCTGCAAGAATTTTGCATCCGCTTCGGGTAATCGATTGAGCTTAAATAGCGCCCAACCCGACATGTAAATACTATTGATGAGATATTTATCATTGTCGTTTGCCGACTCTACTTGCTGATAAGCTTGAATCGCAGCAGGGTAATCTTGCAAGTTGTAATAAATCTCACCACGGCGGAAGTTGAGTTCTGCCCGATATTGAGTATTAGGGTAGCGAGTCAGTAATGACTCCATTTCGATCAAGCTTGCATCTATCTCACCCTGCACATCGAGTGCTTTCGTAAGTTGGTACTGCAAGTGTTCATTCTCGGCTCTATCTGGGTAACGGTTCAGTAATACTTGGTATTCTGCAATAAGCTTATCGAGCTGTTGATCATTGTGTTTTAGCTGAGTTAACGCCAGCTGCTCAGCTTCTTGCGCCGACACGTCAGTCTGTTGACTGACAACTTCATCAAAGGCTTCGCCAAACATTTGTTCTTCTAAATGTTCTGATTTGATTTGAACTAAGCGATATTCAACATGAGTTCGCACTTCTGGATCTGGCTCTAACGTCAGTAGTTGCTGGTAAATTAATGCTAACTTCGCTTTTCGCTGAGCTTGGCTTAATTGCTGTTTTTCATAGTTTACTTGAGGCTGGCTATTGGCTAAATCTGTCAATGTTGGTCGCTGTTGTTTGCTTGACGTTGGCGACTCATCGGTTAGCTGGCAACCCGCTAGACTGATTAACACTAAGCAACTTACCAATCGAGATACACCAAAGCGTTTAGGAAGAGTTAAGGCCATATTGCTACCAAGGCTTGAAACATTGCTAGTGTCAGAGTTGTTGGCTTGCAAAGCGAGTGGGTTAGTGCGCTGCATAATGCTTCTCCACTTGCTCGAAATGAGCAGTCAATGAACTCAATGGAGAATGCTCCTGTTGGTGCATGAGCTTAGTTGTGTTCAAGTTATCAGAGGTAATCGCTTTGCTCGGTGTTATATCTTGCTGGCTCATTCTTTCCAGCACCGCTGCCATTTCATGGCGTGAAGTCAGCAGTAACTGCGTTAGCTGTTGACGTTGATTTTGGGTAAATAGGCGCAGTTTTTGTTGAATTGTTAGCTGTGTTTTGTGACTTGCTTGCTTGATGTTACGCGTAATATCTTCGATTTGTTTGGCTAAATTCTGCTGACGGATAGCATACTCAGTGGCGCCTTGTTGAGATTGCGAGACTGATTTAAAACGAACATATTGAGCGTTTAATGCTTGTAATTGGGTGTCGATGTCTTTTAATAGCTTTTTGTGTTGCCATAAACGTGGAATAAAAGATTGTTGCAGCTGCCAATTCAGCGCACCTTCTACTCGTGTTAGTCGGAGTAAATCATCTTCTGTGTCACGTGTTGAGGCAATGTTAGCAAGTGCTTGTTTGCTTGATTCAATCCGCTGTAACCATGCTTGTTCGGTACTATTGGCAAACAGTTGCATTTGCTGGAAGGTAATTTCATCGACAGGAACATCGACAGCTTGGATTTGTTTGCTAAGTTGCTGCTTGCGTTCGGTTAGTTGGCTAATTAGGTTTTCATAATCGCTTAATTGCTGTTGAGCTAACCTTTTTTCTCTACGCTGCTTATTTAAATCGATAGTCTCAGCGAGCCAGTCACTTTTACGTTGTTGCTGAGTAAGGTTCTGTTCCAATAGGGATAAACTGGCTAATGTCGTAAAGTCATTTTTCAATGCATTGTCTGTTAGCGCTTTTTCAAGCCAAGGCTGCTTTTCGAGTGCTTCAGGGCTTAACCCTTGCGGGGTTAATGCGCTTTGCATTATTTGGCTTGTGTTAAAGCGAGTTTCTAGTGCTGCTTCAAAAGCGTCTAATTGTGCTAATTGTTCAAGATAAAGTGTTTCTGCTTCTTGGTAGCTTGTTAGACTTTGTTCAAGGCTTTGTTGCTCTCGAACCTGAGCGGCCAGTAATATTGCCGATTGCCAACCCATTAAAGAATAAGGATATTGGCGTTTTAGGAGATCCAATAGCGCTAATGAAATGGGATATTGCTGCAATTGCTGTGCTGAAAATGCATATAAAAATAACGCTGATTCGGTATAAGGACCCTGTTGGGGAAAGTCTTTTAATTGTGTAAATGCTGCTTGATATTGACCTTGTTTGACATACGTCTGCGCTAATAACAGTTGCGCATAATCATTGATCGCTTGTTGCTGTACTTGCTGATCAGATTCTTGGTCTGTAACGCTTTTGGGGCTGATTTCGTTATTTTCAGCTGTCATTGGAGCGGTAAGTTCTGAAGGCGTTTTTTCAGTGAACAAGCTTTGCCAAAAGCCCGTTTCAGTTTCAGCCAAAGGCATATTTTTTATTGTAATGAGCAGGGTTTCAGCTTGTTGAAACTGCTTTTGTTCAATGAAATGCAGCGCTTGGTTTAGCATAACGTAAGCCGATAACGATGAAGAAGCTGACTGGTTATCAGTTGGGTTATCGTGATTGATAGAATCAGACGCATTAACACCACCCGCAACCTTTGCCATTATGGCAGGCTCGTTAGGCCAATAAGCCAGTTGGTTAAGAATATGGTATTGCTCAATATAGCTGTGAGGGACTTGGCTAATACGCTGCAACGTTTGCTGCGCTTGGTATGGCTGACCTTGCTCTATTTGCTGCTCTGATAATTGCAATAATGCAACTAACTTGAGTTCAGCGGGTGAAGTATTTTTTTGAGACTGAGAAGACGTTTGATTGGCTTGGTTTTTGTTGCCAGTTAACGCTTGCTCAATTGCCAATGTTTGCTCAAATGAAGATAAGGTGCGAGTCGCTTTTTGATGAAGACCAACTGATACTTGTAGCCCAGCTTCGAACAATTGACTTTTAGCAGTATCGGCATCAAATCGTTGTCGGTTAATGCTGACTTGCCTTAACGCTGCTTGATAATCGCCTTCAAAGTAGTAATACAAGGCTTGGCGATAAAGTTTATTGCGCAGTACTTGGTTTGCTTGAGTCGTGACTTCAGTATTAGCAGTGGTCACCGTGCTTACTTCAGTTGCTGAAACACTGTTGCTGCAGCCAATAGCGAATGTCATCAGACACAGTAGCGACAAAAACTTCGTTTTAGCTGGTTTATTTCGCTCTGGATGACGATATTGTTTACTAATATCGGCGGCTTGGGTTCGTTGAAGCACTGGTATCATCTGTTATAAAACCCATTCTTCAACGCTAATATCAGCTCGGTAACTTGATTCGCTGTCTTCAAGCTTTAATTCAACCATGATGGTTTCATCTGTCTTTTCAAAAGGGTGGTTGACTGCTCTTTGTATCGTGCGTCCTTCTGCATCAATGCCGGTGAATATTGCTGTTAATTGATGCTGGCCAGTTTTTAAATTGCCCATATATAATTTTTGAATGCCGCCTTTTTCAAGGGCGCGGCGCTGACGCTGGGTATATAAAAATCCAGCCACATCTTGGTTATTTATTTTTAGCTCGACGCTATCTAAGGTAAAAAAACGTCCAACATCCACGGAGACAAAGACTGCTATTTGCGTGCTGGCAGGGAAAAGTAAATCTTCTTCTAAAATAAACAAATCACGATTGAGTTGAATGACCTGGCTTTTAATATCTTCAAGTTCGCTACCAATACTGCTTTGCGCTTGTGAGGCATCAGCCGCGACGACTGGCGATACTGAGATACATAAGCTCAAAAAGAGCGCGTACAGTGCTCGTTGAGATAAGCTGAAAAATTGTTGTGTTCGTTTCATATTATTGCCTTGGACGCAGTGTTGAGTTGCGTACTACTAAAAATAAATACTGTAAAAAGCACGAATGACATTGGCTGAAAAGCTATAGAATGGCTCATTACCGACACCACCTTCAGCGGTAGGATCTCTGAAGTTGCTATAGTCAAAGGTAATGTAATCCCATTGCAGGCTGGCCTCTGAGCGGTTATCTCCAAAGGACAGGCTTTCAGGCATTAAATAAGTCACGCCTAAACCTAAGGTTAAGTCATTAAAATTACTAAGCTCTTTATCTCGAGCGAGATAATTCTGGGCATCTTGATAAGGGAACAGATCACTATAAAACTCAGCTTGAGTTTGTTGGTAATAGCGCACTTTAAACTCCAGCTCTAAGTAGTCACCAATCGGGTGACGATAGCCAAGCTCCACATCATTGGCATTGATTTCCCAGCTATCATTAAAGTATCGGTAGTGAAAAAATAGCGCTGCACGATAGGGAAGAAAGTAACTGGCTGACAATTTACTCGAAAAGGAGTTACGGGTTTCAGGGTACACTTCGGATTGATAGCCTACCCCTGAAGGGCTGGTAGTATCGATAAAACGTACTGTTCTATATGGGTTATTAAGGTAGCCTTCATCGGCAATTGCTTCAAAATTAAGTTGTGCAGTTAAGTTACGGGTTAAAATCTGACTTATGCCCGCACGAATTCGATATTGTTGGCTTTGCTCTTCAAATAGGTCATCACCGTTTCGGCGAATTTCATTGTCACCGTAAGACACTCCGAGACTAAGATTGGTTAAGTCGCCAAAGGTATCTTGCGAAACGTTAATACTAAAAGACTGGGCAAGGTAATCGTCTTCGTCACTTTGCCTAGCATTAAACGTCATTAGGGTTTTGTCATTTAGGTATTCAACACCAATTTGACCTTCATGACGTTTTTCAGTGTAAGGGCTGGCAGTACTGAGTACATCCACTGACGCAGAAGAAATACTGTCTAGATAATAATAACCTGTGAAAGCTAATGACTCGGAGGCCTTCTTTCGCAGCAGCACAGAAGGACCGTCAATTTTCATCCCGCCGCCTTCGTAACTATGATAAAGCGCATCGGCTCTATCTGGCTCTAAAACAGCCGCCCATGATAAAGGGACATTTATGCTAACGAGCAGCAATGTGATTAGCTTACATACTGTAAGGTTCATTATTCTAGTTACAGCCACAACCACCGCCTCCCGTACCTTCAGCGCCTCTTGCTGATTCACGCGCTTCAAGCACATGAGCTACATGCATATTGGCAATTGGGTGGCGACCAAAACGCATAATAGGGTCGGCTAAGTTTTGGCGCTCGTAAGGTTTTACCCAAGGCTCTATATCAAGACTAGAGCAAGCTGAGAGCGTTAATAATGAGCTTAATCCCGCACTTAACATGATGAGCTTTGTCATAGAAGACTTCATAGCGTTACTCTCTGATTAGTTTCTTAATAGCTGCGGCGTACTTTTTCTCATAGCCGTCTTGATAACCTAAGAAAACGTATCGTACGACACCATCACGATCGACCATCACAGTGGTTGGCATAGCTTTCACGTCATAGGTTTCTGAAAGGGAGTTAGTTTCATCAAAAAAGATAGCAAAGCTTAAATCTAAGTCTGCTAGGAAGTCTTTACCGGCTTGGTTTTCTTGCTCGACATTAATCCCCCAAACTGCGACACCTAAGTCTTGGTACTTATCTTGTAATTTTTGCAGTACGGGCATTTCTTTACGGCAAGGTCCACACCAAGAAGCCCAGAAATTAATTAAGATAATATTGCCACGCTGCTCAGACAGCTTTTGGTTCTCGCCTTGCATATTTTTAAGGGTGAAATCTGGTGCAACTTGCCCCGTTGTCACCGCATTTGCTTGCGCGGTAAGTCCCAGCGTCGCAGCCAATACTAAGCTTTTAAGGCTTTGATTTAATTTAAACATTAATAATCCTTTATTGTTTTTATTCTGTCTTTCACTGCCTGTTATTGTTCGTTACTCAGTTGCTTATTGCGCTATGTAAACAATAACCTCAGGTTAAAAGTAAACGGCTATGCCGGTTGCAAAGGTCAAGTTATGAGTCGTTTTACTTGAGCCAGTGATTTGGGTGTCAAAAATGTAGTCACTCATGGCCAGATCCCAAGCAACCCAATCAGTTAAAAATACTCGATAGTTAGCAGTTAAGTTGACAGTAAACTGTTCATCACCAGCAAACTCAGTGCTGCCGCCACCTAATTCAAATGAAAAGACACTGTTGAACACTAAGTCTTCACTGAAAAAGATTTCGCCAGGTAGAAAGTTATACCCAATATTCAGCCCGTAATAGCGCATTTCACGTTCTTCATCTGTCAACAGTGGGGCTGTATTAGCTAGCTTTTCAAAACTGGTATCACCGCCTTCAGCTATGGCGTAACGGGCTTTGACATAAAAGTGTTCACTGATGTGGTAGCCTAAATGTGCACTAATCCAAGGGCTATTTTCGAAGTCTTCAATCGACATTAAGCCGCCTTGTAAACCGATCTCGAAATTTTCGGTATCTAATACATCGTCCAACACTTCACGACGCTCAATATCGGCTTTAACACCAACACTGTTTGGGTTTTCTTGAGCTAAGGCTCCAGCGCTGAAACTGAGCCCTAGTGCCAGCAAGCAATAAGTGAATCGGCTTTTCAAAGCGGTTTTAGCACGGCTTGTTATTGTTGTTTTCATTGCTACCTTCATGACGACTTTGATGTTAATTAATATGTTTAGAAAAATACGCTAAAACCGAGTTGCCAAGATTGCAGTTGCTCATTTTCATCTCGGTCGGTTAATGCCAGAGAAAACTTATATTCAGCCCGTAAAATAAAGTTACGGCCTAAGTGATATTTAAGGCCTGCTGCCGCACTCATTAAGGTGTTTTCACGTGATTGTGAATCTGCAATAACACTGTGAGGGCTAGTTTTAATAATGCCACCGCCAACACCAATATATGGACTAACTACCCATTCAGGAAAAGGATGGCTAATTAACATGGCTTCGAATAAATCACTGTCAGATATACTGCCAAGTGCTTTACCAGCTGATATTTCAGCGCTAAATACAGGGGTAAATACATAGCCGATTTGGATGGTGTAAAGGTTTGCACCTTCAAAATCGCCGTACATTACCCCGGCTTCCCAATCTCGACTAAGGTATGCATCAATCCCGAG from the Shewanella japonica genome contains:
- a CDS encoding DUF3570 domain-containing protein, with protein sequence MAVTRIMNLTVCKLITLLLVSINVPLSWAAVLEPDRADALYHSYEGGGMKIDGPSVLLRKKASESLAFTGYYYLDSISSASVDVLSTASPYTEKRHEGQIGVEYLNDKTLMTFNARQSDEDDYLAQSFSINVSQDTFGDLTNLSLGVSYGDNEIRRNGDDLFEEQSQQYRIRAGISQILTRNLTAQLNFEAIADEGYLNNPYRTVRFIDTTSPSGVGYQSEVYPETRNSFSSKLSASYFLPYRAALFFHYRYFNDSWEINANDVELGYRHPIGDYLELEFKVRYYQQTQAEFYSDLFPYQDAQNYLARDKELSNFNDLTLGLGVTYLMPESLSFGDNRSEASLQWDYITFDYSNFRDPTAEGGVGNEPFYSFSANVIRAFYSIYF
- a CDS encoding SH3 domain-containing protein — encoded protein: MFNYPFTMKWLSPILLSMAMMLPCYALAAEPTSIPERDTTVDSYQDTNTAATLTIDVPFIELHSGPSAGYPVVHVVEQSEEVTVLVKRTAWIKVRDKRGVEGWFHEDDLFGFSQHGQAVEQTQLGIDAYLSRDWEAGVMYGDFEGANLYTIQIGYVFTPVFSAEISAGKALGSISDSDLFEAMLISHPFPEWVVSPYIGVGGGIIKTSPHSVIADSQSRENTLMSAAAGLKYHLGRNFILRAEYKFSLALTDRDENEQLQSWQLGFSVFF
- a CDS encoding outer membrane beta-barrel domain-containing protein; its protein translation is MKTTITSRAKTALKSRFTYCLLALGLSFSAGALAQENPNSVGVKADIERREVLDDVLDTENFEIGLQGGLMSIEDFENSPWISAHLGYHISEHFYVKARYAIAEGGDTSFEKLANTAPLLTDEEREMRYYGLNIGYNFLPGEIFFSEDLVFNSVFSFELGGGSTEFAGDEQFTVNLTANYRVFLTDWVAWDLAMSDYIFDTQITGSSKTTHNLTFATGIAVYF
- a CDS encoding AraC family transcriptional regulator; amino-acid sequence: MKRTQQFFSLSQRALYALFLSLCISVSPVVAADASQAQSSIGSELEDIKSQVIQLNRDLFILEEDLLFPASTQIAVFVSVDVGRFFTLDSVELKINNQDVAGFLYTQRQRRALEKGGIQKLYMGNLKTGQHQLTAIFTGIDAEGRTIQRAVNHPFEKTDETIMVELKLEDSESSYRADISVEEWVL
- a CDS encoding tetratricopeptide repeat protein, producing the protein MLQRTQAADISKQYRHPERNKPAKTKFLSLLCLMTFAIGCSNSVSATEVSTVTTANTEVTTQANQVLRNKLYRQALYYYFEGDYQAALRQVSINRQRFDADTAKSQLFEAGLQVSVGLHQKATRTLSSFEQTLAIEQALTGNKNQANQTSSQSQKNTSPAELKLVALLQLSEQQIEQGQPYQAQQTLQRISQVPHSYIEQYHILNQLAYWPNEPAIMAKVAGGVNASDSINHDNPTDNQSASSSLSAYVMLNQALHFIEQKQFQQAETLLITIKNMPLAETETGFWQSLFTEKTPSELTAPMTAENNEISPKSVTDQESDQQVQQQAINDYAQLLLAQTYVKQGQYQAAFTQLKDFPQQGPYTESALFLYAFSAQQLQQYPISLALLDLLKRQYPYSLMGWQSAILLAAQVREQQSLEQSLTSYQEAETLYLEQLAQLDAFEAALETRFNTSQIMQSALTPQGLSPEALEKQPWLEKALTDNALKNDFTTLASLSLLEQNLTQQQRKSDWLAETIDLNKQRREKRLAQQQLSDYENLISQLTERKQQLSKQIQAVDVPVDEITFQQMQLFANSTEQAWLQRIESSKQALANIASTRDTEDDLLRLTRVEGALNWQLQQSFIPRLWQHKKLLKDIDTQLQALNAQYVRFKSVSQSQQGATEYAIRQQNLAKQIEDITRNIKQASHKTQLTIQQKLRLFTQNQRQQLTQLLLTSRHEMAAVLERMSQQDITPSKAITSDNLNTTKLMHQQEHSPLSSLTAHFEQVEKHYAAH
- a CDS encoding tetratricopeptide repeat protein; the encoded protein is MQRTNPLALQANNSDTSNVSSLGSNMALTLPKRFGVSRLVSCLVLISLAGCQLTDESPTSSKQQRPTLTDLANSQPQVNYEKQQLSQAQRKAKLALIYQQLLTLEPDPEVRTHVEYRLVQIKSEHLEEQMFGEAFDEVVSQQTDVSAQEAEQLALTQLKHNDQQLDKLIAEYQVLLNRYPDRAENEHLQYQLTKALDVQGEIDASLIEMESLLTRYPNTQYRAELNFRRGEIYYNLQDYPAAIQAYQQVESANDNDKYLINSIYMSGWALFKLNRLPEADAKFLQVFDNIIAANEELISTDNEQLTQTSFEFNKLASRYQNLAIDAQRVLSISLSQQEQSRSLLNLVNQQKSSPYLTIYQHVLFDNLAKFLLKKELQHDAELTYQTYIEFDKNNIWAARYSLALLDLYQQQGKFASMHRLKNQYVEQYGLSSQFWTHANTAQQQEVLPHLLAFSDEHSRRLYASAQQLPPGQARIDGFKTAASALSVYLQLAKLPQAKSLLTKPIHGDEYLFADANYEAQQFKQALISYEAIAYAQKDALALPAEQLALQQKAAFATTLTIRAILSQHDESVVKGAEITPISQSKRQSIISERTRLDKLFIANHPLDKRALELATDGAQYAFNAKQFDDLIQFSQFVLLRHKVINQANSNSNIGNKNDSEENAHAALVVNQQAGNEPESRLIRYDNSQVSNHLRHGQALSSVALTQVQVVSQLYAHSLYQQSHYIQAESAYDIALNYLNASTNLKPQQHKAKTEIRNLLASSIYFQAQANKAENPALAVKDLKRISTRVPESPYAINGQFEAANILLSQQKWQQAIEVLVPFQQRYPNHEFSATIPAKLAQSYEALEEWELAAEQLLIIVANQPSTELKREAQYTAAEYYLKAGNTEKARLTFRTYARTYPEPFDLAQEVRLKMSGFYQVSNEPNKEYYWYRQILSADKKQRHQALAIGNREVVIASIAAISLAKAHQQTFKTIKLTAPLNKTLKRKQDEMKLAINYYQQVLDFQQAQYVPQATYELAEMYRQLAADVMDSERPSDLDELALEEYEILLEELAYPFEEKAIEIHISNSQRAWQNIYDQWVGKSFATLTELSPALYNKPEVTHDVIEAIH
- a CDS encoding DUF4266 domain-containing protein; protein product: MKSSMTKLIMLSAGLSSLLTLSACSSLDIEPWVKPYERQNLADPIMRFGRHPIANMHVAHVLEARESARGAEGTGGGGCGCN
- a CDS encoding TlpA family protein disulfide reductase, which produces MFKLNQSLKSLVLAATLGLTAQANAVTTGQVAPDFTLKNMQGENQKLSEQRGNIILINFWASWCGPCRKEMPVLQKLQDKYQDLGVAVWGINVEQENQAGKDFLADLDLSFAIFFDETNSLSETYDVKAMPTTVMVDRDGVVRYVFLGYQDGYEKKYAAAIKKLIRE